The following are encoded together in the Platichthys flesus chromosome 9, fPlaFle2.1, whole genome shotgun sequence genome:
- the uts2d gene encoding urotensin 2 domain containing, with translation MDRTSVVNYCLGLLSLLMLQGVLSVDGRSTFNPGNRVFNPKEDTEAQSKILALLLHKSLVPVEKEDPLGLELANKLAELKEVKILTDLPRSNQET, from the exons ATGGACAGAACATCCGTCGTGAACTACTGCTTAGGACTCCTGAGTTTGTTAATGCTCCAGGGAGTGCTGAGTGTGGATGGAAGGAGCACGTTCAACCCTG gAAACCGTGTGTTCAATCCCAAAGAGGATACAGAGGCCCAGAGCAAGATTCTTGCACTCCTACTGCACAAGAGCCTAGTTCCAGTTGAAAAGGAAGATCCTCTAG gtcTTGAACTGGCCAACAAATTAGCTGAACTAAAGGAGGTAAAGATACTTACAGATTTGCCACGAAGTAACCAGGAAACATGA